The following is a genomic window from Clostridium fungisolvens.
ATTTGTGAGTTATAGATAGTTAAATGGGCTATAAGTTTTTTATAAACTGTGGTGTTTTAAGGTAAAAAGAAGACCACTTACAAGCAATAACTAACCACTTACTTATACAATATTTACAATGAAAAATGTAGTGAATATAATAAAAAATGTGGGGAGTGAAAATATGAGAATACGGATTGAAGTAGATAATAAAATTGAAGAAAATGAAGTTATTATCAGGTGTAATGAATTAGATGAAGATGTTAAAAGTATTAAAAATGCACTTGATGAAATCTTGTCGCAGAATAAAAAGATAACTTTTTACAGAGGTGAAACTGAATATTATCTTTCGCTAGAAGAAATTTTATTTTTTGAAACAGAAGAAAGTTCGATTTGTGCACATACCATTGATAATATATACAATGTAAGATATAAGCTTTATGAACTTGAAGAATTTTTACCAGGATACTTTATGAGAGTTTCAAAATCAACAATTCTAAATACAAATCATATTTACTCCATAACAAGAAGCATATCATCATCAAGCAAGGTTGAATTCCAAAATACTCATAAACAGGTATATGTTTCGAGGTATTACTATAAACCATTAAAAATAAAATTATCAGAAAAGAGGAAATAAAATGAGAAAAGAAAGGGTTTTTTGGGGATTAGCATTTATTTTAGGTGGAGTTTTCCTGGTCGTAAGCAAGCTAGGACTGTTTCCTGATATAAATGTATTTAGTTTATTATTAACAGTTTTTTTTGTGGTGATAATTGTAAAGAGTTTGGTTCATATGAATTTTCCAGGTGTTTTATTCCCTGCAGCATTCCTTTGTATAATATATGATAAACAACTAGGGATCACAAGCATTACGCCATGGACTGTATTGATTGCAGCACTACTTGGCAGTATTGGTCTTTCTATGATTTTTCATAATCATAATCATAATAAATTGGTTAATACAACCAAGTATGATCATGAAGATTATAAGTTTGATAAAATTGATGTAGAAGATGAAAGTCATGTTGTATTTAGAAATTCATTTAATGCCACTACAAAATATATAAATGCAGATGATTTTGAGAAAGCAGATTTTAATTGTTCTTTTGGAGCACTTAAGGTATACTTTGATAACGCAACTATGCGTAATGATAATGCTGTTGTTAGAATTAATGCTTCTTTTTCAGGGGTTGAATTATACGTCCCTAAAACTTGGAATGTTGTTAATAAAACTAGTGGATTATTTGGAGCTGTTGATGAAAAAAATAAAAGTGATAAGGTTATAACAAATACTTTAACCTTAGTTGGGGACATTAGTTTCTCAGGAGTTGAAA
Proteins encoded in this region:
- a CDS encoding LytTR family DNA-binding domain-containing protein yields the protein MRIRIEVDNKIEENEVIIRCNELDEDVKSIKNALDEILSQNKKITFYRGETEYYLSLEEILFFETEESSICAHTIDNIYNVRYKLYELEEFLPGYFMRVSKSTILNTNHIYSITRSISSSSKVEFQNTHKQVYVSRYYYKPLKIKLSEKRK
- a CDS encoding LiaF transmembrane domain-containing protein is translated as MRKERVFWGLAFILGGVFLVVSKLGLFPDINVFSLLLTVFFVVIIVKSLVHMNFPGVLFPAAFLCIIYDKQLGITSITPWTVLIAALLGSIGLSMIFHNHNHNKLVNTTKYDHEDYKFDKIDVEDESHVVFRNSFNATTKYINADDFEKADFNCSFGALKVYFDNATMRNDNAVVRINASFSGVELYVPKTWNVVNKTSGLFGAVDEKNKSDKVITNTLTLVGDISFSGVEIIYI